In Mauremys reevesii isolate NIE-2019 linkage group 16, ASM1616193v1, whole genome shotgun sequence, a single window of DNA contains:
- the TRAPPC2L gene encoding trafficking protein particle complex subunit 2-like protein, whose product MAVCIAVIAKENYPLYIRSIPTENELKFHYTVHTSLDVVDEKISAMGKALVDQRELYLGLLYPTEDYKVYGYVTNSKVKFVMVVDSSNTALRDNEIRSMFRKLHNSYTDVMCNPFYNPGDCIHSRAFDNMVTSMMMQVC is encoded by the exons ATGGCGGTGTGCATTGCCGTGATCGCcaaggag AACTACCCCCTGTACATCCGAAGCATCCCAACagaaaatgaactgaagttccATTATACAGTGCACACTTCCCTGGATGTTGTGGATGAAAAGATCTCTGCCATGGGGAAGGCCCTTGTGGATCAGAGAGAGCTCTATCTGGGACTTCTGTACCCAACTGAAGACTACAAAGT ATATGGCTACGTGACAAATTCCAAGGTGAAGTTTGTTATGGTGGTAGATTCTTCAAACACAGCACTTCGAGACAATGAGATCCGCAGC ATGTTCCGAAAGCTGCATAATTCATACACAGATGTAATGTGCAACCCCTTTTATAACCCTGGGGACTGCATTCATTCCAG GGCCTTTGATAATATGGTGACCTCCATGATGATGCAGGTGTGCTGA